Proteins from one Deinococcus actinosclerus genomic window:
- a CDS encoding DUF1697 domain-containing protein produces the protein MIFVALLHAVNLGARRKVPMADLRALLTGLGLAEVRTYIQSGNAVFSADPETDLRGRLEAALEARFGFPVPVTLRTAPEWREAARGCPAHLRDEPVVLAFLRDPPDPARVAALRGRNVAPERWEIVDQTLYQTVPDGVRSMKLSSGVIERTLGVGVTVRNERTAQAIAAMLDT, from the coding sequence ATGATCTTCGTGGCGCTGCTGCACGCGGTGAACCTGGGTGCGAGGCGCAAGGTGCCCATGGCGGACCTGCGCGCCCTGCTGACCGGCCTGGGGCTGGCGGAGGTCCGCACGTACATCCAGAGCGGCAACGCCGTGTTCAGCGCGGACCCGGAGACGGACCTCCGCGGGCGGCTGGAGGCGGCCCTGGAAGCGCGGTTCGGCTTCCCGGTGCCCGTGACGCTCCGCACGGCGCCGGAGTGGCGGGAGGCAGCCCGTGGCTGCCCGGCCCACCTGCGGGACGAGCCGGTGGTGCTGGCGTTCCTGCGCGACCCGCCCGATCCGGCGCGCGTGGCGGCCCTGCGCGGGCGGAACGTCGCCCCGGAACGCTGGGAGATCGTGGACCAGACGCTGTACCAGACGGTCCCGGACGGCGTGCGGAGCATGAAACTGTCCTCGGGCGTGATCGAACGGACGCTGGGCGTGGGGGTCACCGTCCGGAACGAGCGGACCGCACAGGCCATCGCGGCGATGCTGGACACCTGA
- a CDS encoding DMT family transporter: MTRLRFAPAAFLSAAPLLFVLLWSTGFLGTKGAARNADPFAFLTVRFVLAAGLMALLTAALRAPWPTRAQAGRAAVTGLLLHAGYLGGVTTAIWLGLPAGVTSVLVGVQPLLTGFLSWPVLGERVTARQWAGLALGFTGVLLVMEGRVSGGLGSPAALGAAAFALLCTTAGTLYQRRVGGTCRC; this comes from the coding sequence ATGACCCGCCTGCGATTCGCGCCCGCCGCTTTCCTGTCGGCGGCGCCGCTGCTGTTCGTGCTGCTCTGGAGCACCGGGTTCCTGGGCACCAAGGGCGCGGCCCGCAACGCCGATCCGTTCGCGTTCCTAACGGTGCGGTTCGTGCTGGCCGCCGGGCTGATGGCGCTCCTGACGGCGGCGCTGCGGGCGCCGTGGCCCACGCGGGCGCAGGCGGGCCGCGCGGCCGTGACGGGTCTGCTGCTGCACGCCGGGTACCTAGGCGGCGTGACGACCGCCATCTGGCTGGGCCTCCCGGCAGGCGTGACGAGCGTGCTGGTGGGCGTGCAGCCCCTGCTGACCGGCTTTCTGTCCTGGCCGGTGCTGGGCGAGCGGGTCACGGCGCGGCAGTGGGCGGGGCTCGCGCTGGGCTTCACGGGCGTGCTGCTGGTCATGGAAGGCCGCGTGAGCGGTGGGCTGGGCAGTCCCGCCGCGCTGGGAGCCGCGGCCTTCGCGCTGCTGTGCACCACGGCAGGCACCCTCTACCAGCGGCGCGTGGGGGGGACATGCCGCTGCTGA
- a CDS encoding DMT family transporter, with protein MPLLSGTTAQYVASAAALGAVTLARGGGVIHWNAEFILSLTWLVLVLSVGAILLLMRLLRDLPAARVNSLFYLVPPLAVLESWLLFGERLSAASLAGLALCVTGVALAAVPARPS; from the coding sequence ATGCCGCTGCTGAGCGGCACGACCGCGCAGTACGTGGCGAGTGCCGCCGCGCTGGGCGCCGTCACCCTGGCGCGCGGGGGCGGCGTGATCCACTGGAACGCGGAATTCATCCTGTCCCTGACGTGGCTGGTCCTGGTGCTGTCGGTCGGGGCGATCCTGCTCCTCATGCGGCTGCTGCGGGACCTCCCGGCGGCGCGCGTGAACAGCCTGTTCTATCTGGTGCCGCCGCTGGCGGTGCTGGAAAGCTGGTTGCTGTTCGGCGAGCGCCTGAGCGCCGCCTCGCTGGCCGGTCTGGCGCTGTGCGTGACGGGGGTCGCGCTGGCGGCCGTTCCGGCGCGGCCGTCCTGA
- a CDS encoding putative bifunctional diguanylate cyclase/phosphodiesterase, producing MTIQAVSGRVLERRAETALLLAVGLHAVLVSAASTSPEHAWLTGGAYLAAQLGCLLVAADAWHSGHAAQRRLLGLFTLALTSLWLGDAVTLSFELRGLPLPPVSAADALYAAYYLLLGSALLSLTRLRLHSLRTLAMTLDSLIVMTILGTVTWTFLLSRPAPLRATGAAYATLDLVLIGVGLLALRQQRLNVPVALLCAGLALTVGGDLHFAVVGEYVSGSGADFLYLWGTALQVLGLWWRRDQSVRGVQWRPPRPVRVWLAAFPYLAGGLTCAALLLARPAPVTLWGAALTFLLVLLRQGTVLQENLLLARKLRHSAAALERGSARLRHQARHDSLTGLPNRAAFEEQLRRDLQGPAAVMFIDLDGFKDVNDTFGHPVGDELLRLVTARLNAHLPARATLARVGGDEFTLVLPGADEAQALSAARQLLGSLRDPVEMAGLTLPLSASIGVSLAPRDGTDVTTLQRRADTAMYHAKRSGRQQVQLFTPALDDQRRERFALEAALRRALHAGEFTLHYQPQLRGAALESVEALLRWTPPHLGPVSPGRFIPVAEQCGLILPLGRWVRERACEQAAAWHQQGRPLRVAVNVSPLEFTQPDFVPHVHGLLTRLELPAHLLELEVTEGVLVQDLTGTAAKLRELRRLGVRISVDDFGVQHASLSALMALPADALKLDRSFLSGHAGLGGSCAAAPHVLRAVHTLGRELNLDVLAEGVETPEQHALLSGLGFEYMQGFLFSPALPPDELDAWRAARSG from the coding sequence ATGACGATCCAGGCTGTAAGTGGGCGCGTACTCGAGCGCCGCGCCGAGACCGCGCTGCTGCTGGCCGTGGGGCTGCACGCGGTGCTGGTCAGCGCGGCGTCCACCTCACCCGAACACGCCTGGCTCACCGGGGGCGCCTACCTCGCCGCTCAGCTGGGGTGCCTGCTCGTGGCGGCCGACGCCTGGCACAGTGGGCACGCCGCCCAGCGCCGACTGCTGGGGCTGTTCACGCTGGCGCTGACCTCCCTGTGGCTGGGGGACGCCGTGACCCTCAGTTTCGAACTGCGGGGCCTGCCGCTGCCGCCCGTGTCCGCTGCGGACGCGCTGTACGCCGCGTACTACCTGCTGCTGGGAAGCGCGCTCCTGAGCCTGACGCGCCTGCGCCTGCACTCCCTGCGCACTCTGGCCATGACGCTGGACAGCCTGATCGTCATGACCATCCTGGGCACGGTCACCTGGACGTTCCTGCTGTCCCGGCCCGCGCCGCTGCGCGCGACCGGCGCCGCGTACGCGACGCTGGACCTGGTGCTGATCGGGGTGGGCCTGCTGGCCCTGCGGCAGCAGCGCCTGAACGTGCCTGTGGCCCTGCTGTGCGCCGGGCTGGCCCTGACCGTGGGCGGCGACCTGCACTTCGCCGTGGTGGGCGAGTACGTCTCCGGAAGCGGCGCGGACTTCCTGTACCTGTGGGGCACGGCCCTGCAGGTGCTGGGCCTGTGGTGGCGGCGCGATCAGTCGGTGCGGGGCGTGCAGTGGCGTCCGCCCCGGCCGGTGCGGGTGTGGCTGGCCGCGTTTCCCTACCTGGCGGGCGGCCTGACCTGCGCGGCGCTGCTGCTGGCGCGGCCCGCTCCGGTCACGCTGTGGGGCGCGGCGCTGACCTTCCTGCTGGTGCTGCTGCGGCAGGGGACGGTCCTGCAGGAGAACCTGCTGCTGGCGCGCAAGCTGCGGCACTCGGCGGCGGCCCTGGAGCGCGGCAGCGCCCGGCTGCGGCATCAGGCGCGCCACGATTCGCTGACCGGGCTGCCCAACCGCGCGGCATTCGAGGAGCAGCTGCGCCGGGACCTCCAGGGTCCGGCCGCCGTGATGTTCATCGACCTCGACGGCTTCAAGGACGTCAACGACACCTTCGGCCACCCGGTCGGGGACGAGCTGCTGCGGCTGGTCACGGCCCGCCTGAACGCTCACCTGCCGGCCCGCGCCACCCTGGCGCGCGTGGGCGGCGACGAGTTCACGCTGGTGCTGCCCGGCGCGGACGAGGCGCAGGCCCTCTCGGCCGCGCGGCAGCTGCTGGGCAGCCTGCGCGACCCGGTCGAGATGGCGGGCCTGACCCTGCCCCTCTCGGCGTCCATCGGGGTGAGTCTCGCGCCGCGCGACGGCACGGACGTCACGACCCTGCAACGCCGCGCGGACACCGCCATGTACCACGCCAAGCGCAGCGGCCGGCAGCAGGTGCAGCTGTTCACGCCCGCCCTGGACGACCAGCGCCGCGAACGTTTCGCGCTGGAGGCCGCCCTGCGCCGCGCCCTGCACGCCGGGGAATTCACGCTGCACTACCAGCCGCAGCTGCGCGGCGCGGCGCTGGAGAGCGTGGAGGCGCTGCTGCGCTGGACACCGCCTCACCTGGGGCCGGTGTCGCCGGGCCGGTTCATCCCGGTGGCCGAGCAGTGCGGCCTGATCCTCCCGCTGGGGCGCTGGGTGCGGGAACGGGCGTGCGAGCAGGCCGCCGCGTGGCACCAGCAGGGCCGCCCGCTGCGGGTGGCGGTGAACGTCTCCCCGCTGGAGTTCACGCAGCCGGACTTCGTGCCGCACGTGCACGGCCTGCTGACGCGCCTGGAGCTGCCCGCCCACCTGCTGGAACTGGAGGTCACCGAGGGCGTCCTCGTGCAGGACCTCACGGGAACCGCGGCGAAACTGCGCGAGCTGCGCCGGCTGGGCGTGCGGATCAGCGTGGACGACTTCGGGGTGCAGCACGCCTCCCTGAGCGCCCTGATGGCGCTCCCGGCCGACGCCCTGAAACTCGACCGGAGTTTCCTGAGCGGGCACGCTGGCCTGGGCGGCAGCTGCGCCGCCGCGCCGCACGTCCTGCGCGCCGTGCACACCCTGGGCCGCGAACTGAACCTCGACGTGCTGGCCGAGGGGGTCGAGACCCCGGAGCAGCACGCCCTGCTGAGCGGCCTGGGCTTCGAGTACATGCAGGGATTCCTGTTCTCCCCCGCCCTGCCCCCCGACGAGCTGGACGCCTGGCGCGCCGCCCGCAGCGGCTGA
- a CDS encoding DUF2268 domain-containing putative Zn-dependent protease (predicted Zn-dependent protease with a strongly conserved HExxH motif), giving the protein MNALHLMNAAGQLPPELAREIEDQLTDTLNRHAARLDLDGVDVALRVLPWGLPETGVHGYAPTGHSVELTVDPGHAAVRTGWRTELPATLAHELHHVRRWRGPGYGHTLLRATDFGFETWFYGSAAQALPRWAGYTLGFDLVGRALRQLGGAAASHAHTPAAVILAAAGRWEE; this is encoded by the coding sequence ATGAACGCCCTGCACCTCATGAACGCCGCCGGCCAGCTCCCGCCTGAACTGGCGCGCGAGATCGAGGACCAGCTGACCGACACCCTGAACCGGCACGCGGCCCGGCTGGACCTGGACGGCGTGGACGTCGCCCTGCGGGTGCTGCCCTGGGGCCTGCCGGAAACCGGCGTGCACGGGTACGCGCCCACCGGCCACTCCGTGGAACTGACCGTCGATCCCGGGCACGCGGCCGTCCGGACCGGCTGGCGCACCGAACTGCCCGCCACGCTGGCGCACGAACTGCACCATGTGCGCCGCTGGCGGGGCCCCGGGTACGGCCACACGCTGCTGCGCGCCACGGATTTCGGGTTCGAGACGTGGTTCTACGGCTCGGCCGCGCAGGCCCTGCCGCGCTGGGCCGGGTACACGCTGGGCTTCGACCTCGTGGGCCGCGCCCTGCGGCAGCTGGGGGGGGCAGCGGCCAGTCACGCCCATACGCCCGCCGCCGTCATCCTGGCGGCGGCCGGGCGCTGGGAGGAGTGA
- a CDS encoding ATP-binding protein yields MTVTAKARTLGELLQTEGYAGRAPFDGKIRLVQDEVRDNLTRKLRSGEELFPGVVGYDDTVIPQLVNALLARQNFILLGLRGQAKSRILRAITELLDPEVPVIAGVDMPDDVLNPVGAEGRALLEAHGLDLPIRWLPRAERYVEKLATPDVTVADLIGDVDPIKAARLGTSLGDVRSMHFGLLPRANRGIFAVNELADLAPKVQVALFNILQEGDVQIKGYPIRLELDVMLVFSANPEDYTARGKIVTPLKDRIGSEIRTHYPTDVRLGMDITAQEAVRSGDVTVPEFIAELVEEIAFQAREDGRVDKLSGVSQRLPISLMEVAAANAERRSLVQGDDAVVRVSDVYAGLPAITGKMELEYEGELKGADNVARDVIRKAAGAVYARRYGSANTRELEKWFENGNVFRFPQGGDSAAALKATSEVPGLGELAAEVAASSEDAVRVSAAEFILEGLYGRKKLSRAEELYAAPEPETRQQRGGRWN; encoded by the coding sequence ATGACCGTGACTGCGAAGGCGAGGACGTTGGGAGAACTGCTTCAGACCGAAGGGTACGCCGGGCGCGCGCCGTTCGACGGGAAGATCCGCCTGGTGCAGGACGAGGTGCGGGACAACCTGACCCGCAAGCTGCGCAGCGGGGAGGAGCTATTCCCCGGCGTGGTGGGGTACGACGACACGGTGATCCCGCAGCTGGTGAACGCGCTGCTGGCGCGGCAGAACTTCATCCTGCTGGGGCTGCGCGGGCAGGCCAAGAGCCGCATCCTGCGCGCCATCACCGAACTGCTCGACCCCGAGGTGCCGGTCATCGCGGGCGTGGACATGCCCGACGACGTGCTGAACCCGGTGGGCGCCGAGGGCCGCGCGCTGCTGGAGGCGCACGGGCTGGACCTGCCGATTCGCTGGCTGCCGCGCGCGGAGCGGTACGTGGAGAAACTGGCGACGCCGGACGTGACGGTCGCGGACCTGATCGGGGACGTGGACCCCATCAAGGCGGCGCGGCTGGGCACCAGCCTGGGCGACGTGAGAAGCATGCACTTCGGGCTGCTGCCCCGCGCGAACCGCGGCATCTTCGCCGTGAACGAACTGGCGGATCTGGCGCCCAAGGTGCAGGTGGCGCTGTTCAACATCCTTCAGGAGGGGGACGTGCAGATCAAGGGCTACCCCATCCGCCTGGAACTGGACGTGATGCTGGTCTTTTCCGCGAACCCCGAGGATTACACGGCGCGCGGGAAGATCGTCACGCCGCTGAAGGACCGCATCGGCAGCGAGATCCGCACGCACTACCCGACCGACGTGCGCCTGGGCATGGACATCACCGCGCAGGAGGCCGTGCGCAGCGGCGACGTGACGGTCCCGGAGTTCATCGCGGAACTCGTCGAGGAGATCGCTTTCCAGGCGCGTGAGGACGGCCGCGTGGACAAGCTGAGCGGCGTGTCGCAGCGCCTGCCGATCTCGCTGATGGAGGTCGCCGCCGCGAACGCCGAGCGGCGCAGCCTCGTGCAGGGCGACGACGCGGTCGTGCGGGTCAGTGACGTGTACGCGGGCCTGCCCGCGATCACCGGCAAGATGGAACTGGAGTACGAGGGTGAACTCAAGGGTGCGGACAACGTCGCCCGGGACGTGATCCGCAAGGCCGCCGGGGCCGTGTACGCCCGCCGCTACGGCAGCGCGAACACCCGCGAACTGGAGAAATGGTTCGAGAACGGCAACGTGTTCCGCTTCCCGCAGGGCGGGGACAGCGCCGCCGCGCTGAAAGCCACGTCAGAGGTGCCGGGCCTGGGCGAACTGGCCGCCGAGGTGGCCGCGAGCAGCGAGGACGCCGTGCGCGTGTCCGCCGCCGAGTTCATCCTGGAGGGCCTGTACGGCCGCAAGAAGCTGTCGCGCGCCGAGGAGCTGTACGCCGCGCCGGAACCCGAGACGCGCCAGCAGCGCGGCGGCCGCTGGAACTGA
- a CDS encoding MerR family transcriptional regulator has product MRGRLIISRFALLTGLPPKTLRYYDEIGLLRPEAVDDQTGYRAYSAAQIDLAVRIRHWRALGLPIDDIRTLIQQPGRAPEVLRAHEQRLSAEIADRQQALAHLRHLRQETPMNYRLDRLPDRQCLTIRTVLQPPHYEVIPQALQALMHHVRQRGYQPAAPSFFIHHADAAGPGSLVEVCVPVEGADLRSEGRIEVRTLGGGAAFIGRFVGPYDQTGAAYTQVVEEALRRGLSVSGVTAEFYVRSVPHTPNPQEYETDIAFYLTGDT; this is encoded by the coding sequence ATGCGAGGTCGCCTGATCATCTCCCGGTTCGCGCTCCTGACCGGGCTGCCCCCCAAGACGCTGCGCTACTACGACGAGATCGGCCTGCTGCGCCCCGAGGCCGTGGACGACCAGACCGGCTACCGCGCGTACAGCGCCGCGCAGATTGACCTGGCTGTCCGCATCCGCCACTGGCGGGCCCTGGGCCTGCCCATCGACGACATCCGCACCCTGATCCAGCAGCCGGGCCGCGCCCCGGAGGTGCTGCGCGCCCACGAACAGCGCCTGAGCGCCGAGATTGCCGACCGTCAGCAGGCCCTGGCGCACCTGCGCCACCTGCGCCAGGAGACCCCCATGAACTACCGACTCGACCGGCTGCCCGACCGCCAGTGCCTCACCATCCGCACCGTGCTCCAGCCGCCGCACTACGAGGTCATTCCGCAGGCCCTCCAGGCCCTCATGCACCACGTCCGCCAGCGGGGCTACCAGCCCGCCGCGCCCAGCTTCTTCATCCACCACGCCGACGCCGCCGGGCCGGGCAGTCTGGTCGAGGTCTGCGTGCCCGTCGAGGGGGCGGACCTGCGCTCCGAGGGCCGCATCGAGGTGCGCACGCTGGGCGGCGGCGCGGCCTTCATCGGGCGGTTCGTGGGCCCCTACGACCAGACCGGCGCGGCCTACACGCAGGTCGTGGAGGAAGCCCTGCGGCGCGGCCTGAGCGTCAGCGGCGTGACTGCCGAGTTCTACGTCAGGAGCGTGCCGCACACCCCCAACCCGCAGGAGTACGAGACCGACATCGCCTTCTACCTGACCGGGGACACCTGA
- the gltX gene encoding glutamate--tRNA ligase: MAVVTRIAPSPTGDPHVGTAYIGLFNYTLARQGGGKFILRIEDTDRNRYVPDSEKRIFQMMAWLGLTPDESPLQGGPNGPYRQSERFDLYGEYARQLVASGHAYYAFETAEELSALREAAQAEGRVIAVPSRDLDPAAAQARVDAGEAAVIRLKVPREGETVVNDRLRDPIHFQNREIDDKVLLKADGFPTYHLANVVDDRLMGVTHVVRAEEWITSTPIHVLLYRAFGWAEPVFAHMPLLRNSDKSKISKRKNPTSVEWYQGQGFLPEAMLNFLATMGWTHPDGLEVFDLEEFQRVFRLEDVTLGGPVFSQEKLRWYNGKYLREVLSEDEVARRLHAFLADQKVNLPLDDYFRSVVRLMTPRIEVFSEFLDKTPYFWSEEYPVTEKAQAAIDGARELLPELAATLKNLPTFDAAGIKAAFAAFAEARGLKLGKVMPPVRAAVAGTMESPDLPDLLATLGRDRVVARIGKLGA, from the coding sequence ATGGCTGTTGTGACCCGTATTGCCCCGAGCCCGACCGGTGACCCGCACGTGGGGACCGCGTACATTGGGCTGTTCAACTACACGCTGGCGCGTCAGGGTGGCGGAAAGTTCATCCTGCGCATCGAGGACACCGACCGTAACCGCTACGTGCCGGACAGCGAGAAGCGCATCTTCCAGATGATGGCGTGGCTGGGCCTGACGCCCGACGAGTCGCCGCTGCAGGGCGGCCCCAACGGCCCGTACCGGCAGTCCGAGCGTTTTGATCTTTATGGCGAGTACGCGCGGCAGCTGGTCGCCAGTGGGCACGCCTACTACGCCTTCGAGACGGCCGAGGAGCTGTCGGCGCTGCGCGAGGCGGCGCAGGCGGAGGGCCGCGTGATCGCGGTGCCCAGCCGCGATCTGGACCCGGCGGCGGCCCAGGCGCGCGTGGACGCGGGCGAGGCGGCCGTGATCCGCCTGAAGGTCCCGCGCGAAGGCGAGACGGTCGTGAATGACCGGCTGCGCGACCCGATTCACTTCCAGAACCGCGAGATCGACGACAAGGTGCTCCTGAAGGCGGACGGGTTCCCCACCTACCACCTCGCGAACGTGGTGGATGACCGCCTGATGGGCGTGACCCACGTGGTGCGCGCCGAGGAGTGGATCACGAGCACGCCTATTCACGTGCTGCTGTACCGCGCGTTTGGCTGGGCCGAGCCGGTGTTCGCGCATATGCCGCTGCTGCGCAACTCGGACAAATCCAAGATCAGCAAGCGCAAGAACCCCACGAGCGTCGAGTGGTACCAGGGGCAGGGCTTCCTGCCCGAGGCGATGCTGAACTTCCTGGCGACGATGGGCTGGACGCACCCGGACGGCCTGGAAGTCTTCGACCTGGAGGAATTCCAGAGGGTGTTCCGCCTGGAGGACGTGACGCTGGGCGGCCCGGTGTTCAGTCAGGAGAAGCTGCGCTGGTACAACGGCAAGTACCTGCGCGAGGTGCTGAGCGAGGACGAGGTCGCCCGGAGGCTGCACGCGTTCCTGGCCGATCAGAAGGTGAACCTCCCCCTGGACGACTACTTCCGCTCGGTCGTGCGCCTGATGACGCCGCGCATCGAGGTGTTCAGCGAGTTCCTCGACAAGACGCCTTACTTCTGGTCGGAGGAGTACCCGGTGACCGAGAAGGCGCAGGCGGCGATCGACGGCGCGCGCGAGCTGCTGCCCGAGCTGGCCGCCACGCTGAAGAACCTGCCGACCTTCGACGCGGCCGGCATCAAGGCGGCCTTCGCGGCCTTCGCCGAGGCCAGGGGCCTGAAGCTCGGGAAGGTCATGCCGCCCGTGCGCGCGGCGGTCGCCGGGACGATGGAGAGCCCGGACCTGCCGGACCTGCTCGCCACGCTGGGCCGTGACCGGGTGGTCGCCCGGATCGGTAAGCTGGGCGCATGA
- a CDS encoding DUF1304 domain-containing protein — protein MTLIAAVLVGLIALLHVYILVLEMFLWTTPRAMKAFGTTPDLAAQTRVMAGNQGLYNGFLAAGLIWGLITGSAAIQLFFLACVAVAGLYGAATANRRILFIQTVPAALAILAVLLAR, from the coding sequence ATGACCCTGATCGCCGCGGTTCTGGTGGGCCTGATCGCCCTGCTGCACGTGTACATCCTGGTGCTGGAGATGTTCCTGTGGACCACCCCACGGGCCATGAAGGCCTTCGGGACCACGCCGGACCTCGCGGCGCAGACCCGCGTCATGGCGGGCAACCAGGGCCTGTACAACGGCTTCCTGGCCGCGGGCCTGATCTGGGGCCTGATCACGGGTTCGGCGGCGATCCAGCTGTTCTTCCTGGCGTGTGTGGCGGTCGCGGGCCTGTACGGCGCGGCCACCGCGAACCGCCGTATCCTGTTCATCCAGACGGTGCCCGCCGCGCTGGCGATCCTGGCGGTGCTGCTGGCGCGCTGA